A region of the Haemophilus parainfluenzae genome:
TAAAAGTGCGGTAGTAATCAAGTTAGTTTTCATTAAATTGGTTCCTATTTTTAAAAAGTGTTCTATTTTGACACAATAGAAATTCATTTCCTAGTTGAGAATTTTCATTTACTTTACAAATTCTGTTCATTTTGTAAAAAAATTCGTTTTTTGACCGCACTTTTTCGCCTTTATCCGCCTTATAGTTTCAAGTATAATGGCAGTGTTTTTCATCACATTATTATTAAAAAAATTATGAGTACAAAATTCAACGTAAAAACATTCCAAGGCATGATTTTAGCCTTGCAAGAATATTGGGCAAATCAAGGTTGTACCATTGTTCAACCATTTGATATGGAAGTGGGTGCAGGAACTTCTCACCCAATGACCGCATTACGCGCGTTAGGCCCAGAGCCAATGGCATTTGCTTATGTGCAACCTTCACGTCGTCCAACTGATGGTCGTTATGGCGAAAACCCAAACCGTTTACAGCATTACTACCAATTCCAAGTAGTGATCAAACCTTCTCCAGATAACATTCAAGAACTTTATTTAGGCTCGCTTGAAATGCTCGGCTTCGATCCGACCAAAAACGACATTCGTTTCGTAGAAGATAACTGGGAAAACCCAACCTTAGGTGCTTGGGGCTTAGGCTGGGAAGTATGGTTAAACGGCATGGAAGTGACCCAGTTTACCTATTTCCAACAAGTGGGCGGCTTAGAATGTAAACCGGTTACCGGTGAGGTGACTTACGGTTTAGAGCGTTTAGCCATGTACATTCAAGGCGTAGATTCTGTGTATGACTTAGTTTGGTCTGACGGCCCATTAGGCAAAACCACTTATGGCGATGTTTTCCATCAAAATGAAGTTGAGCAATCAACCTATAACTTTGAACACGCAAACACCGATTTCTTATTCTACTGCTTCGATCAATATGAAAAAGAAGCCAAAAGCTTATTGGAATTAGAGCGTCCGTTACCATTGCCGGCTTACGAGCGCATCTTAAAAGCGGCACACAACTTTAACTTGTTAGACGCGCGCAAAGCGATTTCCGTTACTGAGCGTCAACGCTACATTTTACGCATTCGTGCATTAACTAAAGGTGTGGCGGAAGCATACTATGCGAGCCGTGAAGCCTTAGGCTTCCCAGGTTGTAAAAAATAGTCAAAAAACAATCGCACTTTAAGCATTAACACGACGATATAAGGAGAAAATAATGAAAGATTTTCAATACCCAGATGATATCTACACGGAAGCAGAAACTAATCCTAATACACTTGCGAATTTAGGCCCATTGGCAAAATTAGCGGGTGTTTGGGAAGGTAAGCGTGGTGTGGATATCAACCCGAAAGCGGAAGGGCCAGAAAAAGATCCTTATATCGAACGTTACGAAGCCCATCCAACTGATGGTCAAACCAACGGTCCGCAACTCTATTATGGATTACGCTATCACACCCATATTGTACAACCAGGCGAAGTGGAGACGTTCCACGATCAAGTGGGCTATTGGTTATGGGAGCCTGAAACAGGCAATATTTTATTAACAGGTAGCATTCCACGTGGCCAAACCTTTATTGCTGTCGGTAATGCACCGGCTGATGCGAAAGAGTTTACGGTAAAAGCGGCACGCGGTTCACTAACAAACGGTATTATTTCGAATCCGTTCTTGGAGCGTTCATTTACCACGGAAAGTTTTGAAATGACGGTGAAATTCCATGATGATGGCACTTGGTCATACGATCAAACCACAACCATGATTATCCCAAATTATGATGCCCCATTTGAACATCGCGATCGTAACCGCTTAACCAAAATTGCTGAGCCGAAATTAAATCCAACTGCGGCAGCAGAACAAGGAGGTGAATAATGAAACCCATTCTTTATTATGCGGCAGATTGCCCTGATACTGCGCCATTTGTGGCAGAGTTAAAACGCTTGGGTGTGGATTATGAGTCAGTGGAAGTACTATCTTCCATCCCAAATTTGAAACAATGGTTACGCTTGCGTGATCGTCACGCCGCATTTGATGATGCAAAAGCACAAGGTTATGCAGGCTTTCCAGCATTATTGTTAGATGACGACCGTGTTATTTTGGATGAATCCAAATTAAAAGAGATTTTCTAAAATGGTGAAAAAAACCTTAGCCTTTGCAACTTCAGCGATGATTTTGACCGCTTGTAATGAAAACCAAGAAAAGTTGGAAGATTCGTAAGTAGTTTCATTTCATAATAGAAGTAACAAGTAATCCTAAGGAGCTTACTATGACAATTGAATTTAAAAATGGCGTTCCTACTTTCTTTGGGCAAGGACCTACGATTTGTTTGCGTGATCCCTTAGCTGCATTTTTAGGTGCAGCAGAAGGTGGTTTAATGACCTATTCTTATCAAGATGCAGTGAAACTGGCTGGTCATTCTTGCCCGACTGTTGCAGGAAGCTTTGTTGCGGTTATTCGAGGTTTAAAAGCGCTTTATGGTAATGACATGCCAGAGCGTGGCAATATTGAAGTATTGATGACAAAAGGTAGAGAAGAAGGCACAACAGGTGTGGTTGCCTCTATCGCAACATTACTTACAGGCGCAACAACGGAGATGGGTTTTGCTGGCATGGGTGTGGCTAAACGTTTTTCTCGCCGAAATTTATTGAGCTTCAATAATGAAACTGATGCGACCTTCATCTTAAAACGTAAAGATAATCAAAGTGCGGTTAAATTAACCCTTAATTTAGATGAAGTAGCCCCATGGTCAGATGAAATCCGTGAGTTGCTGCCAAGAGCATTTAACAATCAATTAAAAGCAGATGAAATCACGCATTTCCAAAGCCTCTGGCAAGAACGGGTAAAACGCATTTTAGTGGATTGCGTGAATGAAGAAAGATTGGTACTAGTAGAAAAATTAGATTAGGTCTCGAATATGAAAAAAATAATCCTAAAATTCACCGCACTTTTGCTTGGCTCAGCTTTAGCAAGTAGCGTGTTGGCAACAGAAAATGGCTCAAATTCCTCAAGTTCTGATTATGAATTAGAGAAAGTATTGATTTTTAGCCGACATGGGTTGCGTTCACCAGTGGAAAAAGATCCGCAAGAAATGGCGAAATATTCCCCTTATGAATGGGCGAAATGGGATGTGCCATCAGGTTATCTCACGGCAAAAGGTACAGTATTAGAAACCTACTTCGGACAATATTTAGGTCAATGGCTTGCGGATAAAGGGTTATTAACGACAGAACGTTGTGCATCGGGCGAAGGTATTTTCGCTTATGCAAATGGTGTGCAACGCACCATTGCAACAGGGCAAGCGATTGTTTCTGGCGCATTTGCCGGCTGTAATGTTCAACTGCAACATCACGGTAAAATTGGTTCAGAAAAAGATCCAATTTTTAACACGCAGGCGCATAATCCAAGTCAAGCCTTGATTGAATCTGCAAAAAATAACGTTGATTTAACCGCTTTACAGCAAAAATTAGCGCCAAATTATGCGCTATTGAGTGAAATCATCGATTACAAAAACTCACCAAACTGCTTGCAAAAAGGCGAATGTGATTTAGGTAAAAAAGTCGGTGAATACAGTATTAAAGACGGCAAGTCGGTCAAAATTACGGGTTCTATCAGCACAGGAAAGAAAATTGTCAGTGCATTATTACTCGCGCATTATGTGGGCAAGCCTGATTCAGAAATCGCAAACGGGCGCGTGAATAGCCAAGAAAAATGGCGTGCAATTAACGAAATTAAAAACGAATATTACCGCACTTTATTTAAAAACAACGAAGCGTTGGCACAAAATGCCTCATATCCGTTATTGGCATTTATTCAGCAACAGCTAAATAGTGAGAACAAAATTAACTTATTGGTTGGACACGATTCTAATATCGTCGCTCTGCTTGCAGCACTAGGTGTTGAGCCTTACGAATTGAATGATTCATTAGAAAATATCCCAATCGGTGGCAAGTTACTATTTGAAGTGTGGAAGCACAAACCAAGTGGTAAGCTAAAATTTAAGTTGGATTATGTGTATCAAACCACTGAACAACTGATTAACATCACGCCATTAAGTTTAGCAACACCACCAAACCAAACAGCATTAACCCTCAAAGGCTGTGAAAAAGATGAAAAGGGCTTTTGTGATTACGAGCGTTTTCAACAGGTGTTGAGTGAGGGTATTGAAAACGGCAAGAAGTAGCTTTCATGCAACCCTATGAAAAATACTTAAAAGAGAATTCGCAGAAACTACGAGTGGATCAAACGGATGCGGAAAGAAAACTATGGCAACGCATCAATCGAGATCAATTATTAGGATTTCGATTTAATCGACAAAAGCCACTTTTAAGCTATATTGTTGATTTTTATTGTGCGAAAGCAAAGCTGATTATCGAATTAGATGGTAGTCAGCACTATGAGCCAGATCATCAGGAAAAAGATGCATTGCGAGATGCAGAATTAAATTCACTTGGTTTTATGGTGATGCGATTT
Encoded here:
- a CDS encoding histidine-type phosphatase, with amino-acid sequence MKKIILKFTALLLGSALASSVLATENGSNSSSSDYELEKVLIFSRHGLRSPVEKDPQEMAKYSPYEWAKWDVPSGYLTAKGTVLETYFGQYLGQWLADKGLLTTERCASGEGIFAYANGVQRTIATGQAIVSGAFAGCNVQLQHHGKIGSEKDPIFNTQAHNPSQALIESAKNNVDLTALQQKLAPNYALLSEIIDYKNSPNCLQKGECDLGKKVGEYSIKDGKSVKITGSISTGKKIVSALLLAHYVGKPDSEIANGRVNSQEKWRAINEIKNEYYRTLFKNNEALAQNASYPLLAFIQQQLNSENKINLLVGHDSNIVALLAALGVEPYELNDSLENIPIGGKLLFEVWKHKPSGKLKFKLDYVYQTTEQLINITPLSLATPPNQTALTLKGCEKDEKGFCDYERFQQVLSEGIENGKK
- the glyQ gene encoding glycine--tRNA ligase subunit alpha, with the protein product MSTKFNVKTFQGMILALQEYWANQGCTIVQPFDMEVGAGTSHPMTALRALGPEPMAFAYVQPSRRPTDGRYGENPNRLQHYYQFQVVIKPSPDNIQELYLGSLEMLGFDPTKNDIRFVEDNWENPTLGAWGLGWEVWLNGMEVTQFTYFQQVGGLECKPVTGEVTYGLERLAMYIQGVDSVYDLVWSDGPLGKTTYGDVFHQNEVEQSTYNFEHANTDFLFYCFDQYEKEAKSLLELERPLPLPAYERILKAAHNFNLLDARKAISVTERQRYILRIRALTKGVAEAYYASREALGFPGCKK
- a CDS encoding FABP family protein gives rise to the protein MKDFQYPDDIYTEAETNPNTLANLGPLAKLAGVWEGKRGVDINPKAEGPEKDPYIERYEAHPTDGQTNGPQLYYGLRYHTHIVQPGEVETFHDQVGYWLWEPETGNILLTGSIPRGQTFIAVGNAPADAKEFTVKAARGSLTNGIISNPFLERSFTTESFEMTVKFHDDGTWSYDQTTTMIIPNYDAPFEHRDRNRLTKIAEPKLNPTAAAEQGGE
- a CDS encoding DUF559 domain-containing protein; protein product: MQPYEKYLKENSQKLRVDQTDAERKLWQRINRDQLLGFRFNRQKPLLSYIVDFYCAKAKLIIELDGSQHYEPDHQEKDALRDAELNSLGFMVMRFSNDEVIREIEAVVEQIYLFLENVRADRV